The sequence TAGCGATACTATTATTTCTTCATTATTCCTATATGTGCTATACGATGGCGTGCCGAAAACTGCGCCTGttgttagtaaaaaaaattacttttagAATGTTAGAAATTgattaatatttttccactGCGGTTAACTGCTCTCTCCAATGAAAGCAGACGAATGATGGTCTCTTCTAAATCGTTAAATGAATGTAACGTATTTGGCCCACCACCAGTGGCCGTTATTTCGTTTTTGTTGTGCTGCCActtcttttttatttgaagttttTTATCGGTCCAAACCTGGAATACAAAATCAGTAAACACATAACTAAGGAAGGAAATACAttctaaaataaaaatcaaatgaacGAATAATTAAAACTTCAATCCTGTATACCTGCTGCCAAGCTGCAACGGAACGAATTGGAGGTCCCAACTCATTCAACGACTCCGTTATCGTCCACCAAAGACTGGAAACCGATTCCCTCGAATTCGAAAATCTGCTTCCTTTGGCTATATCGGGATGCTCCTCCATAAATGCCACAAGGACGGCAAATTGTCGTTTATTGGTCTTTTTCTTTCTAAGTCGAAACAACagtttaatataaataataaaaattaaatttttaacttactgtgaggataacacctttgaggataaatcgaaaacgggtcgaaaaaaggtcctgctaaccctcagttggataaacgtatactgaaggcgtttgagcaaaagaaggaggtttcagttcgggatgtggccaaaaaagtgggcacttcgaagtcaaatgttctacgtttgaatcttcgaacctttaagaagcaaaaacaaccaaaacgtagtccgaaacaagaagcatcgatctggccgggggttcgaaagctgtacaatacgattcttgctggaaatttgaactgcataatcatggacgacgaaacctacgtgaaactcgattacaaatccttgccgggaccacaatattatacggtgcgagaagggcaagtattaaaccagtccgagacatcgattgaagtcgaaaaaattggtaagaaagctatggtctggcaagcaatttgtagctgcggtaagatttcgaaacccttcatcatcactgcttcaatgaacagcgaaatatacatcaaggaatgtttacaaaaacgacttctacccatgattcgaagccacaagaatcctgttgtcttctggccagatcttgcttcttgccacttctcaaaatcaacggtagaatggcatactaccaaaaatgtcactttcgtcccaaaaaacataaattaaccaaattgcccacaacttcgaccaattggggaattttaggcattaacgaaggcacatcttaggaaacatgtctcggcagccgaaaccattcaacagttcgaaaaagattggaaaaaagtgtcaaaacttgttgccaagaagtctgtacggaaatcTCAATAGTAGGTGTTTTGAACGAAGCACGATGAAATGACGCTGGGAATCAAAATTAGACACAATTCTCAATACAATCATTTTCGattgattgaaaaattgaatacaGTACTTTTCAGCAGAGTTTTTTTCTGGCTCGATGATTTGCCTTTCAGCACGAGAATCCTTGTCGGTATCGCCATCGGATGGAATGTGATATTCGCATATAACTGACGAAACCTTTGAATCGTGaaagaactttaatttgaaactTGTGTTAAGTTATTTGTGGAATTTACTTGAATGACACAAAAAATTATGGCAATGAATTAACTTAACTCTAGACCTTCACTCCGACgcgttattgcatagtcaaacgTTTGAACAATCTTTGATTAAATGTGCGATTCTTTCTCTCCAACTTTGTGCCGTTTAATACTATCAATTTGTTCATTTCTCATTaatatggtaaaaaaaattaataggaAGTGAGGGGAAAAAGGTACTCTAGTTATGCCAATATTCAAAAGCTTGGGCGGAATTATTGTATACAAGGTTGCATACCATTAGCGAACGTTACTCGCCGTGCGCTGTGACTTTTATATATGAGATTTTATAGCAAAGCTTTCAAAAGCTACGTTAAATGGTATAAAAAGCCAGTCGGTAGAAAAATATGCTCACTAGTTCTCTTTCTCTCTTTGCTTGTTATTCTCTCGGAAAATGAATTCAGTGTGTGCCGGCTTTTGGAATTGTGTTTATGCGTTGTGCTTATCAGTAACTGTTGCTACGGGTAGCCGAAGGTGTGTATGTAAGGAAAAACGGAGAAACATTCAGGCGAAGGCATCTCTTCTCAGGTTACTTTGGTTACTTATTTTTCTGATTGCTATCTACCCGAAATATGGGGATTAAGTATTAGGCTTTTGGTGTGGTATTATGTTAAGTATCAAATCTAAATACATGAATATCATAATAATAATGAGGATCGTTCATTTGGAGGAAGGatcgtttcattttttttgtaagtatgtatgtatgtatgtaaggcTTTACTTGTGACCTGTTGATTAAATGGGATTGCCGTTCTGTGTTCAAACCAACAACAACTTCTGGAAGCTAGCCTAGGCAGCTCTCTTTTGAACATTTGTTAAAAATTGTCCCAAAACGTTACCCCGAGGATAATACGTACAAACGACTATAACCTTGCCGCTTTTTGTTTGACCGACTCCCACGCCGAGCTCTTTGGTACCCTTCCAGACCATCTGGGTAAACTGGCCGCCCTTGATGATGCCCCGCGGTTCGACGTTGAAGGCGTACTGTTTAACTTCCTCGTACCACGAATGGCACACGTCCTTCGGATTTGGTTTGGCATGCCGATCGGAAGACCACAGACAGTACAGATTTTCGCCATAGCGGGAGTTCTGACGGTAGGTGAATCGGTCATCACGTGCCAGAATTTCCGCCCACTGTTGAGCATCCCGGACCAGTTCCTTGTGTAAACTACGGGAAAAAACTGGTTATCATTAGGTTCGTTTCAAAAACGGATAGTCGACACTAACACTAGATTGGGAGCCCCGTGTTTGCGGCGATACTCATTATGATGTCGCAGCATCGCTTGGGAAAACTCGTCGAACTGATCTGGATCATTTTCATCCACTATCCGAACGTGTTTCTCCAGTTTCGGGGTCCCGGTTTTCGAGCCGACGCCATTTGTCTTATCTATAATTATCTTTGGTACTTCGAATCCACCCGGTGGCGGAACGTTCTTCGCAAAACTGCCAATGTAATTCCCTGGTGGGTCGTAATTGGCTACAACGAAAACTTGACCGGATCTACAagggaaaagttttattagaacACTGACTGACACGGTGACgatgaacgatttttttttcacctgtTGCTAGCCAACCCAACACCCAATTCTCGACTGTCTTTCCAGACGACCTGCGTGAAGTGTCCAGTCTTGAGAGTGGCCGGTTCTTTGCCATACACGTGCGTTGACTCTTCGCTGTACCAATTCTCGACCGGTTCCTTACCGGGAA comes from Malaya genurostris strain Urasoe2022 chromosome 3, Malgen_1.1, whole genome shotgun sequence and encodes:
- the LOC131434684 gene encoding uncharacterized protein LOC131434684 isoform X2, yielding MVRKTDQRVINHKGASRKDPQCEVITMETIQTYKGHKPDRTVVFKEKFDLSGNDMSKSLSTSKLMGSPRLSISPLRTVLTTTTELEQEGKSDRNNNSTSTVSLVKDLQTRHKSLDRGNNNNNGYNQNSNGYISTTPKAARFSKSQSISSLRHKSPSLSASQTSLRRSLFSDFELECLKAHNEYRTKHGVLPLKLNKRLCRYAEEWAKVIAARGVLVHRSNSQYGENIFCSWSSPNANVAVPGKEPVENWYSEESTHVYGKEPATLKTGHFTQVVWKDSRELGVGLASNRSGQVFVVANYDPPGNYIGSFAKNVPPPGGFEVPKIIIDKTNGVGSKTGTPKLEKHVRIVDENDPDQFDEFSQAMLRHHNEYRRKHGAPNLVLHKELVRDAQQWAEILARDDRFTYRQNSRYGENLYCLWSSDRHAKPNPKDVCHSWYEEVKQYAFNVEPRGIIKGGQFTQMVWKGTKELGVGVGQTKSGKVIVVCTYYPRGNVLGQFLTNVQKRAA